The genomic window GTGGATTAGTACATTAGAGTTTGCACTatataaagcttttaaaattggacaaatttttaattattttacatcgtAATGAGATAATAaagtaatgtaaattaattaaaaaatacgtgCACAAACATTAATAGTATTAGTAACCCAAgccaattaaataaaatggtcACACTACCGCTGATGGAATCGGCATCGCCTGCGTTTCGTCGAAACAAtgatgaaaaagaaaaaaacaatatcaatTGTCAATTCAAACCATGCTTCAATAAACAATCGTGCTAAAGACGCAGccacaaaattaaattcaattgttGCAATTAAAAGAattctaatttttatattattaaaaaactatttctacattattaaaattcaactCACCCCTCCATATGCATACATGTTGTTGTGTGTCTGCGATGGATTCACTTTTGACAATAAGAATCGTgcctgtaataaaaaatacataattaactaTGTATAAGGTAGGGGGCCTCATtacatagcctagcggtcttattaagtggcagctaggtgaggggtaccgggttcgattcccggttcgagggtaagttttaatttaatttaatttgttctcggcctttgggagggttgtgcggtaccgggcgagtgcctaaaccgtacatggaggatatgatcgaatttctaaggcaaaaagcatgaatgataaaaatctcatacttgacgctgggTAATGCACAAACcatgccagagccataaaaaaaaactataaggTAAAGAAAAACAGCACAGCATCAGCACGACATAAAAATCGTAATTCGGTTATTTGCCTATAAAGGAAAATTACCACGAAAATAGATAAAGAGAttcgtttgtttttttacttatgaaaGAAAGAGACGGGAGATCTAACGGTACTGTTTGGCTCTCTCAAAACTACGGTAGTTCACCACTCATAGTAATAGCAAcactgaaatttatttaatgttgtaGAACAAAGCAACGATAGCCATTTATCGTCTATAgcttatgtttataaaacatttgcGATGTCCTCAATTCTCAATGCATTGTGGCGGGTTCTTATTTGTACAATCGCTGTTTCATGTACGTTATCTCGAATAAACGCACACGGTCAACGCATAGACCGCATAAAAGGTTTTATCTAGACACCGAAGATTTAAAAGCAGTTTTCTTAAATAGCTTTGAATATGTGTTTATGTACTTGTTACAGATTTTATATGCGTTTTGTTCTTAAGTGGGTTGCAAAAGGAAGACTTGGACGTGAGCTTGCTAGTAAAACTACAGCGATACAATATAAATGACATTAATAATgagtaagttttaaattatcagtgtagaattttgttaatttattaatcgatGTCTTCGAATTTTAGAGAATTACGAAAAACTTGTGTCCCTGAGAACTTTAGCACACCTCCGAGCTTGGCTAATGATGAAAAACACACACCACTTGAGGGTAAGAACttcgatataatatattaatatttccgTTTAACTCATGAAAGTTTGTTATTTACAGTAAGTGGTTTTATAAAGGACAATGCAACATATTCGGgggtcgaaaaaaatatagacGCCAAAACTGAGAATAGACGTATTATAGAATATACCAAGGGTCAACCTAATTTAGAAAGCGTCATGAATTTCTGGACAAATATGGGAAAGCGTCTAGATGCAAAAGGAAGAAGTGGTGCTTCAATTGAAGTACATAAGACACGACGCGAGGAGGACAAAAGTGATTtgactaaaaagttttcaaacgaTTTAAATGTAACAGAATTTATGAACAACGTAATATCAGATAAAAATCAACATCATgcaattgaaatatataaaccaATAAATGCAGACAAATATGATTTGAATGCGGAAAGAATTGTTGTTGATCATAAAACCGaacctatttattttaatgttcagCCACCGCATTTTGAACGTAACTTAGCTTTTAAAGCGtacgaaaatgtaaaatacgaAAATAACAATGTTAACATACCAACTGAACAGAAAAtagatgatattttaaaaacaataaatcaatttaaagcTATGTTTTCCAATATTAATCCACACAAAAATGAAGACATGTATAAAAGACATGATACAAACAAAACTGTTACAAAATCAAAAACAGAGGAAATAAATGCACCCCTGAGCCAAAGTAAAACAGAACCATCACAACTAAATTTTACTGATGAGTTGGTCAAGAAAATTGCTCAAAGTGTCAAAGATATGGTTTTACAAGACTTGCGAAAAGAAATGCAAATAACAACCACAACAACTACACATAAAGGTAATGTAttgttaaaatttgatttcacgtgaaaataaattaatgtaactaTTACTGACTATTGTaatttgattgtattttatgCTTCAGTGGAAACAATTTCAATTGTACAAaaggataatttaaataataatgaaaatattatgaccAAAGTTATGACAATGCTTCAATCTTTGAAACAAACGCAAACGCTTAAcattcaagaaataaaaactaaccAACCGACGCATAATAATCAAGTAAACAATATAAAGAAGTACGATCAACCTTTGAAACAAGTAGATAAAAGCCATCCCACCTATAACCTCACTCCACTGATTCATAAATTTAACACTGAACCTCAAAATGCGAAGCAAAACCTATTAAGACCTATTACATTCCAAACAAATTCTTTGGAAATACCTCCTCTTGGAATACCAATAATGCATGGTCTAAATCCTATCAACCAAAACATAATTGTCACAACCTCCGCACCGTTCAAAAGTCACTATGAAAGCGACAATGGACCAAGTTACAGCGATAGTGCATTGATGAAAGTCTATCCTAAGGAAGTCCTACAAAGTCCGCTAAGCGCTAAATTCTCTAAAAGATCTGATGATTGCCCCTTGAACCATCCCTGTGACCACAAAAATGAAGATGTAATTAGATTCAGACTAAGCAACGACGGCAAAACTAAGTACGACACAGATTATTACGAGAAAATCAATTTGGGAAGAATTAAATCGAATGAGGGATATTCACCGCGCGCTCCAAGATTCCACGAGAAACTGGAACGCATTGATCGATTTGATTTAGGAGAGATGAATGAAGACTGCTGTAGGTATCCAATAACACAGCAAATGGTGGAGTGTTGTAATGAAAAGATCAGATCACGACAGCAGACATCATTAATCAAAAAGAGAGGTTCATACGACGATACACATTTTAGGAACTTTTTGAAAACACAACAAAAGGTCACAGATATGCTCGAACAAATACTTGCCTCCAAAACTAGAGACATGCCAATCAGCGTAGAAACGACGTAATTGAAGAAGTGATAGTGGAAAGTAAATTGAAAAtactaaaatgaaataaatatgtttactataagctaattgtaatttaaatcgaaataaagagaaatattcatcaatattaatattttttaatgctttattttttttgtttattttatttatttattctatacaaGATCCTAAATAGAAAGAAGTTGGCGTGGTggaaaattattgaaaaaggtTAAAACACGATAAAGAAACTAGCAGTAAGTAAGGTTTGGTATGAATATGGGTGGTGCGTTCGAACCTTGGcttaccaataaaaaaaattctatgtaCCGATTCCCTTAAATGACATTTcaacttaaataattactatttatgTAAGGAAAAGAAAGCAGATCTCCAACGTGCCTatacaaaatcaattaaatagaGGATGGATGGATGCCGCTACAAAACTCCTTTGGCTGGTCGcgatttgataataaaaaaagggtgtgtgtacttatgtacgcgcgtaagaagttatactgcTTTggcgttattaaaaattgtttttgattgcatgcaaataattaattacaattatataatcaaagactggaaaaacagtcattatagtcaataaagttcagtttacatttgaaaaattaaataaataaatatttattactattctcttacattaagtgtaacataaattctattattattcgaatgttttttttaaattatgtccaatgccgtaacatcttccgtgggcaacttcattctgttaattttgtgtcacggtgcgcgctcatcgtaaaatttcactctcatcaattttacataacgcgcctaaagaagtagaacttcaaaaatactcCATCTTTTTTTAACCTTACAATCCTCATAGCTAGGCTGGCATAAATACCTGTGAACCGCCATGCTCAGTGTCAATATATCTTGGTACTGGGAAACGGCTCTGAAGGATCTCTTGCGCATCGTCGACCGGCGCTCGAAGTAATTGGGCGAAGCTTTCATACTCCGGCATGTCTTGGTATCGTAGAGCTCGCCATTGGGCTATCGTCTGTAAATGGATACTTTTAAAATGCAAGCAATAATATctcaattttattcaaaagtgatattacaaatttggttaattattttgaaaagttagtaagataatttttattttatgttttatgtaGGACAATCGGTGTTGGTATTATTGTGTCGTTCTATCGCATTAGTAGTAACTGatgtggaataaataaataaataaataataaaaacttggatattataattattctatagCTAATAAATGGTTTCAttgtttttagtatttcaaaaaattattttaaccaaATTCATCTTATACAATCTatgatttacaaaaatatcgtGATGTTTTGTACAAAGTTCTGTGAGTGAAATTTCCGTGTATTTTTTCACCTCTACAAGTAGATTATGTCAATATATTTGACATACAAAACTCACAGTCTACACTAAGTCTTGAATGAATcctaataaacaaagtattgaaatataaattaaacttacgACATATTGTAACTCAAACACGGTACATAAgtataaaagataataattaaataataaatctaaacaaaaattttacctctccatggtaaatcaATATCTGGAAGAACGTGTCCATAAGAAGTATACGGTCTGGTTGAATTGACGACGTGTCTAGTAACACTGGCTCGGGTGGACCACCGAAGCTGTATGAGTATAGAATCGGCTGGATCATTATCAACGATTGAGTGAGGTCCTCTCGCATTAACATGTGCCTGTAAATATATCATTGTCTATGGTTCACGCGAGTACAAAGTTGACCATATGTGCTATGAAGCACTCGTTGgaaaaatttaagtaatataaacAACTATTTATGCAAAATCTGAATACAAGGTTTATAAGTCGGATGACAAACC from Pieris napi chromosome 12, ilPieNapi1.2, whole genome shotgun sequence includes these protein-coding regions:
- the LOC125054387 gene encoding uncharacterized protein LOC125054387 is translated as MSSILNALWRVLICTIAVSCTLSRINAHGQRIDRIKDFICVLFLSGLQKEDLDVSLLVKLQRYNINDINNEELRKTCVPENFSTPPSLANDEKHTPLEVSGFIKDNATYSGVEKNIDAKTENRRIIEYTKGQPNLESVMNFWTNMGKRLDAKGRSGASIEVHKTRREEDKSDLTKKFSNDLNVTEFMNNVISDKNQHHAIEIYKPINADKYDLNAERIVVDHKTEPIYFNVQPPHFERNLAFKAYENVKYENNNVNIPTEQKIDDILKTINQFKAMFSNINPHKNEDMYKRHDTNKTVTKSKTEEINAPLSQSKTEPSQLNFTDELVKKIAQSVKDMVLQDLRKEMQITTTTTTHKVETISIVQKDNLNNNENIMTKVMTMLQSLKQTQTLNIQEIKTNQPTHNNQVNNIKKYDQPLKQVDKSHPTYNLTPLIHKFNTEPQNAKQNLLRPITFQTNSLEIPPLGIPIMHGLNPINQNIIVTTSAPFKSHYESDNGPSYSDSALMKVYPKEVLQSPLSAKFSKRSDDCPLNHPCDHKNEDVIRFRLSNDGKTKYDTDYYEKINLGRIKSNEGYSPRAPRFHEKLERIDRFDLGEMNEDCCRYPITQQMVECCNEKIRSRQQTSLIKKRGSYDDTHFRNFLKTQQKVTDMLEQILASKTRDMPISVETT